From the Vicinamibacteria bacterium genome, one window contains:
- a CDS encoding glycosyltransferase 87 family protein → MPEWIAPWLPRPGSGLDRDPIALVLGAVATGLALVYLALATFGARPRLRAAVIAAASAALVVGPSLAFVAMGRWMDRPYGQDGGVVQIPLALDKILAGQSPYGADYSDSILGKEARVSRFWEAFGGNPILHHHAYLPGTHLVMMPFYLAGRALFGFFDPRLVTLLAYGLAVWLAVGYAEGASARLAAAALVALNPLAYWHQIFGANDIIFVALILGAVRLARADRPLLCALALGFACATKQLAWPFAPFLLVHLSGARDWRGLGSRSALLRMARPAAVATLVFVAVVAPVAALDLRAFYRDIFVYNVGLPGGDNYPLGGTPGFGFANFLIYFGRVASLRDYFPFSLFYLLLVPWGLLLLHVQLRRGGAATALITGSGALLASLYFSRVVHPNYLIPVAVLLPLAFLVLRREADVAAVPLLLLALAVEMAEHAVFRTTWEDAVAGGLPLRLKGLCAILAPRAGIHLTADPLGLLLSATAAGLALVYLLLFALGASARLRAGLVVLAVVSVVVVPTLVVISVGRWTGTPRAQDDWVVRVASDAQRLTHGRSPFADAPPAGSGAGREAWTTSFRMDPPGALVPEDPVLPPGSTTLAALVAGTRDPRIITLLALGLLMALAAGLGRPAERPLALALAGLAPPLALGTVFGSPAALPLVALLGSLALATGGRAFLAGAVAGAAGALDHRAWLGVPFLLAPLARGGRVLWPRALGGVVAGYLVLVLPTVLPDAGAFAAAMWAEGGVGPGLGLANLFLYWGAPDGTLALAVFALAPLAAVLAMGALLLASRGEPSPLALAGLAVGLGLFLSRGVSAEAVALPLVLLAFSALAEA, encoded by the coding sequence TTGCCGGAGTGGATCGCCCCCTGGCTTCCCCGCCCGGGGTCCGGTCTCGACCGCGACCCCATAGCCCTGGTCCTGGGCGCGGTGGCCACCGGTCTCGCCCTCGTGTACCTCGCCCTGGCCACCTTCGGAGCGCGACCGCGGCTGCGGGCGGCAGTGATCGCCGCGGCCAGCGCGGCTCTGGTCGTGGGTCCGAGCCTCGCCTTCGTGGCCATGGGCCGGTGGATGGACCGACCCTACGGCCAGGACGGGGGCGTGGTCCAGATTCCCCTCGCCCTCGACAAGATCCTGGCCGGCCAGAGTCCCTACGGCGCGGACTACTCGGACTCGATCTTGGGCAAGGAGGCGAGGGTCTCCCGCTTCTGGGAGGCCTTCGGGGGGAATCCCATCCTGCACCATCACGCGTATCTGCCCGGCACGCACCTCGTGATGATGCCTTTCTATCTGGCCGGCCGGGCGCTCTTCGGGTTCTTCGACCCCCGCCTCGTGACCCTGCTCGCCTACGGGCTGGCGGTGTGGCTGGCGGTGGGCTACGCGGAGGGAGCGTCGGCGCGGCTCGCCGCCGCTGCCCTCGTCGCCCTGAACCCCCTCGCGTACTGGCACCAAATCTTCGGGGCCAACGACATCATTTTCGTAGCTCTGATCCTGGGCGCCGTCCGCCTCGCGCGCGCGGATCGACCGCTTCTTTGCGCCCTCGCCCTGGGCTTCGCCTGCGCGACCAAGCAGCTGGCCTGGCCCTTCGCCCCGTTCTTGCTCGTCCACCTCTCCGGGGCCCGAGACTGGCGTGGTCTGGGGAGCCGCTCCGCGCTCCTTCGGATGGCACGTCCGGCCGCCGTCGCCACCCTCGTCTTCGTGGCCGTGGTGGCGCCCGTGGCCGCGCTCGACCTCCGGGCCTTCTACCGTGACATCTTCGTCTACAACGTCGGCCTGCCCGGAGGTGACAACTATCCGCTCGGGGGGACGCCGGGGTTCGGCTTCGCCAACTTCCTCATCTATTTCGGCCGCGTGGCCAGCCTGCGCGACTACTTTCCGTTCAGCCTGTTCTACCTCTTGCTCGTCCCCTGGGGCCTCCTCCTGCTGCACGTGCAGCTGCGCAGGGGCGGAGCCGCCACCGCCCTCATCACGGGCAGCGGGGCACTCCTGGCCTCGCTCTATTTCTCCCGGGTCGTGCATCCGAACTACCTGATTCCGGTGGCGGTGTTATTGCCCCTGGCGTTCCTCGTCCTTCGCCGGGAGGCGGACGTGGCGGCCGTTCCCCTCCTCCTCTTGGCCCTTGCCGTCGAGATGGCGGAGCACGCGGTCTTTCGCACGACTTGGGAGGACGCGGTGGCCGGAGGCCTTCCCCTGAGGCTCAAGGGTCTCTGTGCGATCCTCGCCCCCCGCGCGGGTATCCATCTCACCGCCGATCCTTTGGGGCTCTTGCTGAGCGCGACCGCCGCCGGCCTGGCCCTGGTTTACCTCCTGCTCTTTGCCCTCGGAGCCTCCGCCCGCCTGCGGGCGGGGCTGGTGGTTCTGGCCGTGGTGTCGGTGGTCGTGGTACCGACCCTGGTCGTCATCTCGGTTGGCCGGTGGACGGGCACGCCGCGCGCCCAGGACGACTGGGTGGTCCGAGTAGCGTCCGACGCTCAGCGCCTCACCCACGGCCGGAGCCCGTTCGCGGACGCACCCCCTGCGGGGTCGGGGGCCGGCCGCGAGGCCTGGACGACCAGCTTCCGAATGGATCCGCCCGGTGCCCTCGTCCCCGAGGACCCCGTTCTCCCCCCCGGCTCCACCACGCTGGCCGCCCTCGTCGCCGGGACCCGCGACCCGCGCATCATCACGCTATTGGCTCTCGGCCTTCTCATGGCGCTCGCGGCCGGCCTGGGCAGACCCGCGGAGCGCCCGCTCGCTCTGGCCCTGGCCGGTCTGGCCCCTCCTCTCGCCCTCGGCACGGTGTTCGGATCGCCCGCCGCCCTGCCCCTGGTGGCGCTTCTCGGGAGTCTGGCCCTGGCGACTGGTGGCCGGGCTTTCCTGGCCGGAGCCGTGGCGGGTGCGGCCGGCGCCCTCGACCACCGAGCCTGGCTGGGGGTGCCCTTCCTGCTCGCGCCGCTGGCCCGCGGGGGCCGGGTTCTCTGGCCGCGCGCCCTCGGAGGGGTCGTGGCGGGCTATCTGGTCCTGGTCCTGCCTACGGTCCTGCCCGACGCGGGGGCGTTTGCGGCCGCGATGTGGGCGGAAGGGGGAGTGGGCCCGGGCCTGGGCCTGGCCAACCTCTTCCTTTACTGGGGCGCGCCCGACGGTACCCTCGCCCTCGCCGTCTTTGCCCTGGCCCCGCTGGCGGCGGTGCTGGCGATGGGGGCCCTGCTGCTGGCGTCCCGGGGAGAGCCGTCGCCGCTGGCCCTCGCGGGCCTGGCCGTAGGGCTCGGCCTCTTCCTGTCGCGGGGCGTCTCCGCCGAGGCCGTAGCCCTGCCCCTTGTCCTGCTGGCGTTCAGCGCGCTGGCCGAGGCCTGA
- a CDS encoding MFS transporter gives MSSAGKLPGFLSAFAFRSFRLLWTGAFLSSIGTWTQDVALSWLIFTRLGDPFYLGLRAFASDLPLLTFMLLGGAVADRVDRRRILLASQTFQMAMALVLGLLYWTGALGIGAILLIAFLTGLAQSQSAPTYQAVLTSLVPAEKIPNAVALNSLQFNLSRAIGPVIAGLLLARAGTGACFAANALSFLAVIVALLRIELPAPASVPKESLAESLKAGIRHVLDSPLLSVLALLGAAGSFLSFPLITYLPVVAGNVLGTGVAGYSLLLASFGVGAIAGAIATAQRGKVEGRGRALLLAFVVYGLATIGALFSHQQLPAMILLLISGASLVTAFSTLNSLVQENAPDVFRGRVLSIYGLAFRGGMPLGSLAAGALVRPLGAPVVLGAFCAVLVALVLSIYFRSGRLRAL, from the coding sequence GTGAGTTCGGCGGGGAAGCTTCCCGGCTTCCTCTCCGCGTTCGCCTTCCGAAGTTTCCGGCTTCTGTGGACGGGGGCGTTCCTGTCCAGCATCGGGACCTGGACCCAAGACGTTGCCCTGTCCTGGCTGATCTTCACGCGCCTGGGCGACCCCTTCTACCTGGGCCTGCGGGCCTTCGCCTCCGACCTGCCGCTCCTCACCTTCATGCTCTTGGGGGGCGCGGTGGCGGACCGGGTGGACCGCCGACGGATCCTCCTCGCCTCCCAGACGTTCCAGATGGCGATGGCGTTGGTCCTGGGCCTGCTCTACTGGACGGGCGCCCTCGGAATCGGCGCCATCCTCCTCATCGCGTTTCTCACCGGCCTCGCCCAGTCGCAGTCGGCCCCCACCTACCAGGCGGTGCTCACGAGCCTGGTGCCGGCGGAGAAGATCCCCAACGCGGTGGCCCTGAACTCTCTCCAGTTCAACTTGTCGCGGGCGATTGGGCCGGTGATCGCGGGCTTGCTTCTGGCCCGGGCGGGCACCGGGGCCTGCTTCGCCGCCAACGCGCTCTCCTTCCTAGCCGTGATCGTGGCCCTCCTGCGTATCGAGCTGCCCGCCCCTGCGTCCGTTCCCAAGGAGAGCCTGGCCGAGAGCCTGAAGGCGGGCATCCGCCACGTCCTCGACAGCCCCCTCCTGTCCGTGCTGGCCCTCCTGGGAGCGGCGGGCAGCTTCCTCTCATTCCCCTTGATCACCTACCTGCCCGTGGTGGCGGGCAACGTTCTCGGCACGGGAGTCGCCGGCTACAGCTTGCTCCTCGCCAGCTTTGGCGTGGGGGCCATCGCGGGCGCGATCGCCACCGCGCAGCGCGGAAAGGTGGAGGGCCGCGGTCGGGCTCTGCTTCTCGCTTTCGTGGTCTACGGCTTGGCCACCATCGGCGCCTTGTTCTCCCACCAACAGCTACCGGCCATGATCCTGCTCCTGATCTCGGGGGCCAGCCTCGTCACGGCTTTCTCTACCCTCAACTCCCTCGTCCAAGAGAACGCCCCCGATGTCTTCCGCGGGCGCGTGCTGAGCATCTACGGGCTCGCTTTTCGGGGCGGGATGCCGCTCGGCAGCTTGGCCGCGGGGGCCCTGGTCAGGCCCTTGGGCGCCCCCGTCGTCCTTGGTGCGTTCTGCGCCGTGCTCGTCGCCCTCGTGCTCTCGATCTATTTCCGAAGTGGGCGTCTGCGTGCGCTCTGA
- the surE gene encoding 5'/3'-nucleotidase SurE, producing the protein MRRQAVVIGLLLLVTAAEAADRRPRILLSNDDGIEAPGLLAAYAELARVGEVTVAAPAENQSGVGHGITYVEPIMVNVIEPLVRGEGGQGPWYRIAARPATCVRLALTSLLPQRPDLVVSGINRGDNAGLTIYISGTLGAAREAAFDGIPAVAASLVSSTRMDYAPGAAVVARIASEVLKRGLPPGTFLSVNVPAVPIRGIKVVPHSLKAGVDRYERRESPRHEVYYWNLWAEPVDPDPQTDVGAIREGFVAVTPLRIEVNDRGAIAALEAWGLR; encoded by the coding sequence ATGCGGCGACAGGCGGTCGTGATCGGGTTGCTTCTGCTCGTGACGGCTGCCGAAGCCGCGGATCGGCGGCCGCGCATCCTCCTCTCCAACGATGATGGCATCGAGGCCCCCGGTCTCCTGGCCGCCTACGCGGAGCTGGCCCGGGTGGGCGAGGTGACGGTGGCCGCTCCCGCCGAAAACCAGAGCGGGGTCGGCCACGGCATCACCTATGTCGAGCCGATCATGGTGAACGTGATCGAGCCTCTGGTCCGAGGGGAAGGAGGGCAGGGGCCCTGGTACCGAATCGCGGCCCGGCCCGCCACCTGCGTGCGTTTAGCCCTGACTTCTCTCCTCCCGCAGAGACCGGATCTCGTAGTCTCCGGAATCAACCGCGGGGACAACGCCGGGCTCACCATCTACATCTCGGGCACCCTGGGCGCGGCCCGGGAGGCAGCCTTCGACGGAATTCCCGCCGTTGCCGCCAGCCTGGTCAGCTCGACGCGGATGGACTACGCTCCGGGGGCGGCGGTCGTCGCGCGCATCGCGTCCGAGGTCCTCAAGCGGGGCCTTCCCCCCGGCACCTTCCTCTCCGTCAACGTGCCCGCCGTGCCCATCCGGGGCATCAAGGTCGTGCCCCATAGCCTGAAGGCGGGTGTCGACCGGTACGAGCGGCGAGAGAGCCCTCGCCACGAGGTCTACTACTGGAACCTCTGGGCAGAGCCCGTGGACCCCGACCCCCAGACAGACGTCGGGGCCATCCGCGAAGGCTTTGTGGCGGTGACCCCTCTGCGCATCGAGGTGAATGACCGGGGAGCCATCGCCGCACTCGAGGCCTGGGGCCTCCGGTGA
- a CDS encoding response regulator: protein MKKKILIVDDEDDIRHFLELVLRQSGYEVYAAGGGEECLARAGQLRPDLILLDIMMPVIDGWEVLRQLKGRADTAPLPVAILSARTEAKDRARGMGAGAVDYIGKPFALHELLKRIETIFKSVGDGAKVGGDA from the coding sequence ATGAAGAAGAAAATCCTGATCGTGGACGACGAGGACGATATCCGCCATTTTCTGGAGCTCGTGCTGCGACAAAGCGGCTACGAAGTGTATGCGGCGGGGGGGGGCGAGGAGTGCCTGGCCCGGGCCGGCCAGTTGCGCCCGGACCTGATCCTGCTCGACATCATGATGCCCGTCATAGATGGCTGGGAGGTGCTGCGCCAGCTCAAGGGGCGGGCCGACACCGCTCCCCTCCCCGTGGCCATCCTCTCCGCGCGCACCGAAGCCAAGGACCGGGCGCGCGGGATGGGGGCGGGGGCGGTGGACTACATCGGCAAGCCCTTTGCCCTCCACGAGCTCTTGAAGAGGATCGAGACCATCTTCAAGTCGGTGGGCGACGGGGCCAAGGTCGGCGGAGATGCCTAG
- a CDS encoding EAL domain-containing protein: MPRSIVEPFPPYQDRLPELQKELTERGSLGLLVLDASALAAIEDQYGTEAYEEVRQRVFKILEEQRGKDYRDGDILTTDRPRGLRFLFFLERKRRRDVPFSISDLKAARGRLLASLLPNLSRASFPYFKTPPRLEVGCGIAVHNPLLHPDRVVRRALREALDLAAHERKSSSLQVLERLHDIILRERVVTAYQPILRIKEGTVLGFEALSRGPRGTGLETADALFAAATSHCLLVELDRLCRRCALLASGRIPSSAKIFINTLPATMRDPQFRGKPLIDFLDKAQVAPNRIVIEITEKLVIENYALFRETMAYFTDLGMSFAVDDVGAGYSGLESIAKLKPTYLKIDTALVREVHVSVVNRAMCKAIISLGNSVGATVIAEGIQSEEETQALKAMGVDYGQGYYLARPDPGNE; the protein is encoded by the coding sequence ATGCCTAGGTCGATCGTGGAGCCCTTCCCCCCCTACCAGGACCGCCTCCCGGAGCTGCAGAAAGAGCTCACGGAGCGGGGCAGCCTGGGCTTGCTGGTCCTAGACGCCTCTGCCCTCGCCGCCATCGAGGACCAGTACGGCACCGAGGCCTACGAGGAGGTGCGTCAGCGGGTCTTCAAGATCCTCGAAGAGCAACGGGGCAAGGACTATCGGGACGGCGATATTCTGACCACCGACCGGCCTAGGGGGCTGCGCTTCCTGTTCTTTCTGGAGCGCAAGCGACGCCGGGACGTGCCTTTTTCCATCTCCGACCTGAAGGCCGCCCGCGGCCGGTTGCTCGCCTCCCTCCTTCCCAACCTGTCCCGGGCCTCCTTTCCGTACTTCAAGACCCCCCCCCGCCTGGAGGTCGGCTGCGGAATCGCCGTCCACAACCCCCTGCTGCACCCGGACCGCGTCGTGCGGCGTGCTCTCCGGGAGGCGCTCGACCTCGCCGCCCACGAGCGGAAGAGCAGCAGCCTCCAGGTGCTGGAGCGCCTGCACGACATCATCCTGCGCGAACGGGTGGTGACGGCCTACCAGCCGATCCTCAGGATCAAGGAGGGCACCGTGCTGGGCTTCGAGGCCCTCTCCCGCGGGCCCCGGGGGACGGGCCTCGAGACCGCGGACGCCCTCTTCGCGGCCGCCACCTCCCATTGCCTGCTGGTGGAGCTGGACCGCCTTTGCCGGCGGTGCGCCCTCCTCGCCTCGGGCCGGATACCCTCCAGCGCTAAGATCTTTATCAACACCCTCCCCGCCACCATGCGCGACCCGCAGTTCCGGGGAAAGCCCCTGATCGACTTCCTGGACAAGGCCCAGGTCGCACCGAACCGGATCGTCATCGAGATCACGGAGAAGCTGGTCATCGAGAACTACGCCCTGTTCCGCGAGACCATGGCTTACTTCACGGATCTCGGCATGTCGTTTGCGGTCGACGACGTGGGGGCGGGGTACTCCGGCCTGGAGTCCATCGCCAAGCTCAAGCCGACCTATCTCAAGATCGACACCGCGCTCGTGCGGGAGGTGCACGTGAGCGTGGTCAACCGCGCGATGTGCAAGGCCATCATCTCCTTAGGCAACAGCGTCGGGGCCACCGTCATTGCAGAGGGCATCCAATCTGAGGAAGAAACACAGGCCCTGAAGGCCATGGGGGTGGACTACGGGCAGGGATACTACCTGGCCCGACCGGACCCCGGCAACGAATGA
- a CDS encoding GNAT family protein has protein sequence MFKIAVDEKTYLQLLEEHHAEELFARVEENRRYLRTWLPWLDRNSTVEHTRAFIRASLEQFASRNGFSCGLWHEGALAGAVGLHAVDWANRKSGIGYWVGESYQGRGLISRACSRLLDHLFGELGLNCVEIACAPGNRRSCAIPERLGFTREGVLRKREWLYDHFEDHVVYSMLAEEWPARRTPSKD, from the coding sequence GTGTTCAAGATCGCGGTCGACGAGAAGACCTACCTGCAGCTCCTCGAGGAGCACCACGCGGAGGAGCTCTTCGCCCGCGTTGAGGAGAACCGGCGTTACCTAAGGACCTGGCTCCCCTGGCTCGATCGCAACTCGACCGTCGAACACACGCGGGCTTTCATCCGGGCGAGCCTCGAGCAGTTTGCGAGCCGCAACGGTTTTTCCTGCGGGCTGTGGCACGAGGGAGCCCTCGCCGGGGCGGTCGGGCTTCACGCCGTCGACTGGGCGAACCGGAAGAGCGGGATCGGCTACTGGGTCGGGGAGTCCTACCAGGGACGCGGCCTTATCAGCCGGGCCTGCTCCCGCCTCTTGGATCACCTCTTCGGCGAGCTCGGACTGAACTGCGTGGAGATCGCGTGTGCCCCCGGGAACCGGAGGAGCTGTGCCATCCCCGAGAGGCTGGGCTTCACGCGGGAAGGCGTGCTCCGGAAGCGGGAGTGGCTCTACGACCACTTCGAGGACCACGTCGTCTACAGCATGCTGGCCGAGGAGTGGCCGGCGCGGCGCACCCCCTCTAAGGACTAA
- a CDS encoding FHA domain-containing protein, with translation MSAPRLVWERRDGSRVDFPLEADVMLVGRDETADICVDEPLVSRAHARVERRGAGFFVLDLGSTNLTRVNGEVVRERQLRHGDEVRFGRARCWFLTAAGPDPVAGGV, from the coding sequence TTGAGCGCGCCCCGGTTGGTCTGGGAGCGGCGCGACGGGTCCCGGGTCGACTTTCCCCTCGAGGCCGACGTCATGCTCGTGGGCCGCGACGAGACGGCGGACATTTGCGTCGACGAGCCGCTGGTCTCGCGCGCGCACGCGCGCGTGGAGCGCCGCGGGGCGGGTTTCTTCGTCCTGGACCTGGGATCGACCAACCTTACGCGGGTCAACGGGGAAGTGGTGAGGGAGCGCCAGCTGCGGCATGGGGACGAAGTGCGGTTCGGGCGAGCGCGGTGCTGGTTCCTGACCGCGGCGGGCCCGGATCCGGTGGCGGGCGGAGTTTAG